One segment of Triticum aestivum cultivar Chinese Spring chromosome 2A, IWGSC CS RefSeq v2.1, whole genome shotgun sequence DNA contains the following:
- the LOC123184580 gene encoding uncharacterized protein isoform X2 has protein sequence MDHFQDGHHVRLRSRVQRTYLHAAADGESVTLSQPRASMNAAWAVHIYDGGDGEGEGDGDGPYLLLHSAAYGRYLSATARPARRGHHGLRVELRDYDQPEVEAIRWRAIGSGFADDVVMLRHVGGSYLRANGKYLPWNSTGVSVDDKASSMMYWIVEPIPLREAGIPAIPGPLPTPLIDLSAIFTRRGAEREIRGVEPIPGEAAMPADHSPNRPIFSAIFSSRGRRIRFVLALEDGYYPEEVDADDWRQFWFRGRSAFSLRGNLAAHIDEDDPNIAMCVRAGRHGRLTPLVVNLPDGGYGGTLEIVVFLAGTPGYDALRYPDVDAQ, from the exons ATGGACCACTTCCAGGACGGGCACCACGTGCGGCTGCGGAGCCGCGTGCAGCGCACCTACCTCCACGCCGCCGCCGACGGGGAGAGCGTCACCCTCAGCCAGCCCCGCGCCTCCATGAACGCGGCGTGGGCGGTGCACATCTACGACGGCggagacggcgaaggcgaaggagaCGGCGATGGACCGTACCTGCTCCTCCACAGCGCCGCCTACGGCCGCTATCTTTCCGCCACGGCCAGGCCGGCGAGGCGAGGCCACCACGGCCTGCGCGTGGAGCTGCGCGACTACGACCAGCCGGAGGTGGAGGCCATCAGGTGGCGGGCCATCGGGTCGGGCTTCGCGGACGACGTCGTCATGCTCCGCCATGTCGGCGGCAGCTACCTCCGCGCCAACGGCAAGTACCTCCCCTGGAACTCCACCGGCGTCAGCGTCGACGACAAGGCCAGCTCCATGATGTACTGGATCGTCGAGCCCATCCCCTTGAGAGAGGCGGGCATACCTGCCATTCCTGGCCCGCTTCCG ACTCCCCTAATAGACCTCTCCGCCATATTCACGCGCCGGGGAGCGGAACGGGAGATCCGAGGCGTCGAGCCCATCCCGGGAGAGGCGGCCATGCCTGCCGATCATAGCCCG AATCGCCCAATATTCTCCGCCATATTCAGTTCTCGCGGACGGCGCATCCGGTTCGTGCTGGCGCTCGAGGACGGGTACTACCCCGAGGAGGTCGACGCCGACGACTGGCGCCAGTTCTGGTTCAGGGGGAGGTCCGCGTTCAGCCTGAGAGGCAACCTGGCGGCCCACATCGACGAGGACGACCCGAACATCGCCATGTGCGTCCGAGCAGGCCGCCACGGGAGGCTGACCCCGCTCGTCGTCAACCTGCCCGACGGTGGCTATGGCGGGACCCTCGAGATCGTCGTCTTCCTGGCCGGGACCCCTG GCTACGATGCGCTGCGATACCCAGATGTCGATGCACAGTAG
- the LOC123184580 gene encoding uncharacterized protein isoform X1, producing MDHFQDGHHVRLRSRVQRTYLHAAADGESVTLSQPRASMNAAWAVHIYDGGDGEGEGDGDGPYLLLHSAAYGRYLSATARPARRGHHGLRVELRDYDQPEVEAIRWRAIGSGFADDVVMLRHVGGSYLRANGKYLPWNSTGVSVDDKASSMMYWIVEPIPLREAGIPAIPGPLPTPLIDLSAIFTRRGAEREIRGVEPIPGEAAMPADHSPNRPIFSAIFSSRGRRIRFVLALEDGYYPEEVDADDWRQFWFRGRSAFSLRGNLAAHIDEDDPNIAMCVRAGRHGRLTPLVVNLPDGGYGGTLEIVVFLAGTPALTEKMVMISVWFSPFCLCLNNL from the exons ATGGACCACTTCCAGGACGGGCACCACGTGCGGCTGCGGAGCCGCGTGCAGCGCACCTACCTCCACGCCGCCGCCGACGGGGAGAGCGTCACCCTCAGCCAGCCCCGCGCCTCCATGAACGCGGCGTGGGCGGTGCACATCTACGACGGCggagacggcgaaggcgaaggagaCGGCGATGGACCGTACCTGCTCCTCCACAGCGCCGCCTACGGCCGCTATCTTTCCGCCACGGCCAGGCCGGCGAGGCGAGGCCACCACGGCCTGCGCGTGGAGCTGCGCGACTACGACCAGCCGGAGGTGGAGGCCATCAGGTGGCGGGCCATCGGGTCGGGCTTCGCGGACGACGTCGTCATGCTCCGCCATGTCGGCGGCAGCTACCTCCGCGCCAACGGCAAGTACCTCCCCTGGAACTCCACCGGCGTCAGCGTCGACGACAAGGCCAGCTCCATGATGTACTGGATCGTCGAGCCCATCCCCTTGAGAGAGGCGGGCATACCTGCCATTCCTGGCCCGCTTCCG ACTCCCCTAATAGACCTCTCCGCCATATTCACGCGCCGGGGAGCGGAACGGGAGATCCGAGGCGTCGAGCCCATCCCGGGAGAGGCGGCCATGCCTGCCGATCATAGCCCG AATCGCCCAATATTCTCCGCCATATTCAGTTCTCGCGGACGGCGCATCCGGTTCGTGCTGGCGCTCGAGGACGGGTACTACCCCGAGGAGGTCGACGCCGACGACTGGCGCCAGTTCTGGTTCAGGGGGAGGTCCGCGTTCAGCCTGAGAGGCAACCTGGCGGCCCACATCGACGAGGACGACCCGAACATCGCCATGTGCGTCCGAGCAGGCCGCCACGGGAGGCTGACCCCGCTCGTCGTCAACCTGCCCGACGGTGGCTATGGCGGGACCCTCGAGATCGTCGTCTTCCTGGCCGGGACCCCTG CCTTAACAGAGAAGATGGTGATGATATCCGTTTGGTTTAGCCCATTTTGCTTGTGTTTGAATAACCTCTGA